A region from the Hydra vulgaris chromosome 10, alternate assembly HydraT2T_AEP genome encodes:
- the LOC124816499 gene encoding uncharacterized protein LOC124816499 isoform X2, with the protein MKKLLMLAALFLIMISNVTCVPLTQKNTSESELKEQTVTSKQNMPTNILDKSESTDVNSNIEDIFEEESLPEDDGLPIYTRDDEEEDYDEENLDTSNSKNTKTDDESIYDIKEFNNKSKDDESKIYEEEYDEENEE; encoded by the exons atgAAGAAGTTGTTGATGCTTGCTGCATTATTTCTAATTATGATATCGAACG TTACGTGTGTTCCGCTGACGCAAAAAAATACCagtgaatcagaattaaaaGAACAAACCGTTACGAGTAAACAAAATATGCCTACTAATATACTTGATAAGTCAGAATCTACAGATGTTAATTCAAACATAGAAGATATCTTTGAAGAAGAAAGTTTGCCAGAAGATGATGGTTTACCAATTTACACAAGAGATGACGAGGAAGAAGACTACGACGAAGAAAATCTAGACACgagtaatagtaaaaatacaaagaCTGATGATGAAAGTATTTATGAtataaaagagtttaataataaatctaaagACGACGAATCCAAAATTTACGAAGAAGAATATGATGAAGAAAACGaagaataa